The genomic segment CCAGCTAGCAGTGTCTTTTCCATGGAGCCTGTGGGAATGCGGTAGGCTTCAATAACAAAAGAGCGCAAGAGGAAAGCGGCAACGCCAGCAAAAATCAAGGCTTCTATCCACTCGCGCGTTTTGCTTTTTTTCGTTGGCGTGCCTTTGGCAGACTGTCCATTTAGGATTTCACCAGCTTTGCTCTTTTTTTCTTTTTGTGGCTCAGGCTTTTGTGCCTTTGCTTTTGCAGTTGAAGCGCTCATTTTAAGGCATTTGAGAGTTCAAAATCGCTATTCGTCACTGACGCTCAGCACAGCAAGAAAAGCTTCTTGTGGCACTTCTACGCGACCGACTTGCTTCATGCGCTTTTTGCCTTCCTTTTGCTTTTCAAGTAGCTTGCGTTTGCGCGTAATGTCGCCACCGTAACACTTTGCCAGCACGTTTTTGCGCAGCGCGCCAATCGTTTCTCGTGCAATCACACGACTGCCAATAGCAGCTTGAATGGCAACTTCAAACATCTGGCGTGGAATCAGCTCCTTGAGCTTGGCGCAGAGTTTGCGACCCCACTCATATGCCTTCGAGCGATGCACAATCATTGAGAGCGCATCGACCACTTCACCATTGAGCAAAATATCCAGCTTGACCAGATCAGCCTCACGGTAGCCAATCGGCTCGTAATCCATTGAGGCGTAGCCTTTGGAGATAGATTTCAGCTTGTCGTAGAAGTCAAAAATGATTTCAGCAAGCGGGAATTCAAACTTCAGATGAGCGCGCGTGGGGTCTAAATACTGCGTGTCTTTGTGCTCGCCACGCCGTTCCATAGCAAGTTTCATAATGTTGCCAATGTATTCCGTCGCCGTAATAATTTCGGCACGAATGTATGGCTCTTCAATGCGCTCAATTCTGCCAGCATCAGGCATCTTAGCGGGGTTATCGACCACAATGCGCTCGCCATTGGTGGTATAGACAATGTATTCTACATTCGGCACGGTGGTGATGATATTCATTCCATATTCCCGCTCTAAGCGCTCCTGAACAATTTCCATATGGAGCAAGCCCAAAAAACCACAGCGGAAGCCAAAGCCGAGCGCAATGGAGCTTTCAGGCACATAGACAAGCGAGGAATCATTCAGCGAGAGCTTATCTAATGACTCGCGCAGCTCTTCAAAGTCCTCGCTGCTAACGGGATAAATGCCGCTAAAGACCATTGGCTTCACTTCCTTGTAGCCCGCCAGTGGCTCGGTGGCAGGATTGTCAGCGTTCGTTACTGTGTCGCCAACTTTTGTGTCCTTGACATCTTTAATAGAGCAAATCAGGTAGCCGACATTACCTGCTTCCAGAAAGTCTGTAGGCTGACGCTTTAAGCCAAGCACACCGACTTCTTCGGCGTAGTAAGTTTTGCCGTTTGCAAAAAAGCGCACGCGGTCGCCCCTGCGTAGGATACCGTCGACAATGCGAACGTAAGCAATCGCACCACGGTAGGCATCAAAAACAGAGTCAAAAATCAAGGCGCGCAGCGGTTTGTCTACATTTGCCTTGGGGGCAGGAATGCGTGCAATGACAGCTTCTAAAATATCTACGATGCCAATGCCTTCTTTGGCTGAAGCAAGGATAATTTCGTCGTCCTTTGCGCCAATGAGGTCATAGAGCTGTGCCTTGACTCTCGGCAAATCGGCAGAAGGCAGGTCAATCTTGTTGATGACAGGGATAATCTCAAGTCCAGCGTCAATTGCAAGATACAGATTGGCAATGGTTTGGGCTTCGACGCCTTGAACGGCATCCACTACCAGCAAAGCGCCTTCGCAAGCAGCCAGCGAGCGGGAAACCTCGTAGGTGAAGTCTACGTGTCCGGGCGTATCGATAAGGTTCAGAGTGTAGGTTTCACCATTTTTGGCAGTGTAATGCATTTGAATTGCATGGCTCTTAATGGTAATTCCACGCTCGCGTTCAAGCTCCATATCGTCAAGCACCTGATCCATCATCTCGCGCTGTGAAATCGTGCCTGTAATCTCCAGCAGTCTATCTGCCAGCGTGGACTTGCCGTGGTCAATATGCGCAATGATGCAAAAGTTGCGAATCTTCTCTTGCGAGAAGGCTGATTTGGGAAGATATGCGAGCGATTGTGCTGCACTCATTCTCAAACTTTCTTGGGATTGACGCGTTTGGATAACTGCCAATATAGCGAAATCCGTTTCAAATTGTGCTGCCAAAGGGAAGCGACACTTAACGCACCACCGCTAACTTTCCTACCTTTTCAGGCACACCTTCTGCCGTAATACGGTAAAGGTAGATGCCCGAGGAGACCTTTTCACCTTGCTCGGTGTCCAAAAACCACCGTGCGCCACCGGTCTCGCCACTGTGCTCAATGCGTTTAATGACGCGCCCTGTGAGCGTCAGGATTTCAATCGTTGCCTTGCGCGTCAGGTTGGCAAACATCACAAAATCTACACCGGCGCGCTGATGATAGGGATTCGGGTAGGTAAAAACGCTCGATAGGTCATCTTTCACTTCAGAAAACACGACCACATTGCCGCTGGAAGCAGTATCAATTGGAGTGCCATCTGCAGCGCGAAGGCGACGCAATGTAATGGAGACAGGCACGCCCAGCGCGCCAATCCGTCGCCCTTCAAGGCGCAAGCGCAGGCGATTTTCACGATTGTCAACTTCTACGCTGGAAACACGCCCACTCGGTCGCACTTCATAGTTCGAGAGCGATTGTGCTGAGACTGCATCAATTGGTTTGCTCATAGTCAGTTCGACTTGGTCGGGAGCAAGTGCGCGACGCGACAGCACGAAAAACGCACTGGAAGGGACTTGCCGCACATCAAACGAGGCGGTGCGAAACTGTGCATCAAGGCGTGCATTGAAAATATCACGCACATTAGGGCTGACACGCACTTCGTAACGACCAGTGTCCAAAGGTGCGTTGCGAAATGAAAGCACCACTTCTCGAGCGCCACGCGCCAAAATGGCTGATGTGGGGTAAAACGACAAGCCACCTTGCTTTTGAATTTCAAACCACGCAGGGTTGAGCGGTGCATCTTGCAAGGCATCACTGAAGCGAAGGCGCAAATGGTCGTCGGCATCATACTCGGCTGACAGCAATCGTGGCAAGGGCTTCGGCACACTAAGCACATAAACACTGGTATCGCTTTCTCGCACGCCATCAAAGGCGGTTACTGCATAAACATAGAACCGATTGCGCTGCACGGCTCGGTCAATAAAGACATTTTCGGTTACTGTTGCCCGTCGTGAAAGCACAAAGGGATACGAGGGAAATGAGAGATACTCACCGCGGTAAATGCGATATTCTTGTGCCTCAGGGGTTCTATTCCACGAAAGCTGAAGCGCGGTTTCATCAAGCGGCTCGACACTGACACCAACTGGTGAAGGGGGCAAAGTGTTGCCCTGAAATTCATAGCCAAAGGTTTGAAGGTCATCGCTGAAAAAAATCTCATTTCGTCCGTTGCCGTCAATGTCGGCAATGAGCAGTTCTTGTGCGGTCGCTGCGGGAAAAATCCAAAACGGCTCAAAGCGCTGGTGGGAAGCATTCCACTTGAAAACATAAAGATTGGGGTAAGCTAAAATGCAAAGTTCGTCTATGCCATCACGGTCAAGGTCGCCACTTTGAATAGCGCTCTCGAAGAGGGATTTTGCACGGTAGTTAAAAAATCGCTGCGACCAGATTTTCTCGTAACGGTCATTGCCGACGGCTTGCCAGCACTCAGCAAGCCAGACAGGTGCAGCGTAGTCCCGCGTCTGGGTGTCGAAGTTAAGGTCGGCATGCGCCATCACGACAAACTGGCGCTGACCGTTGCCCAAGAAGTTGCCACTAACGATAAAGTTGCTACCGCCCAGATATGGTGTGCGATTGAGCCATGTTTGGGTGTAGATGTTGCCCACGCCGGAGTATTCGTAAATGTAGAAGTTGCCATCAAAGTCGCCCACAAGAATTTCAGGCTTGCCATCGCCGTCGAAGTCTTCCACAATGGATTTAGGCTGCTCGAACTGCGGGCGTGTGCCGTCCTTAGCGCGTCGGACAGGGTTGGGCAAGGTGGCAAGTCGCCGAAAGGTAGAGTCCAGAATGAAGTAAGCTGTATCGTTGCGCACAAGTAAGTGCTGCTCACCTGTGCCTTTGGTGTCGGCAATGCGCGATGCCCAAAAGTTGCGAGAGGTTGTGTCTTGAAAGAGAATGCGGGCAAAAGGTGAGGAGGTCGGAGAGGATTGCGAAAAAATGATGCTGCGTCCGATGGCGTAAGCAACGGTTTCCAAGAGTCCATCACGATTGAGGTCGCCGACATGTTGCGGAATCATGACAGGCGACGCAACAGAATCCAGCAGCTCGAAGCGCTCGCCTGTGAACTCAAAGCGTTTCAGGCGTGAGAAGCGTGCGCCTTGAAGCGGCAAGGCTTCGTTAAGCAAGACTTCGCGCCGACCGTTGCGATTGAAATCTTGCACCAAAGGCAGAAGTGTGCCAGTGGGCAGGCGAAATTCACGCCGCTCCCGAAAGAGCGTTTGACCAAAGGTAGGGGGCTGAAAAATCTCGCCACGGAGCCGGAATCGCTTTCGCTCGCTTTCCGTAGAAAGCCCAGCTACATTGCGCACTTGAAGATACCACTCATACTCCACATCGGGCTGAAGCTCTGTGCGACGCAGCAGCACAAAGTGTCGGCGACGAATGAAGGGCAAACGAAACGGCTGAAAAGGCTCACGAGTGCCATGCCGTTTGAAGAAGAGTGTGGCTTCAGAAAGGTCATCGGTTTCCGCTTCAATCAAGATGCCGTATTGGTCGTTAATGATCACTTCGTCATAGCGCACACCATCGAGGCGAGGTGGCGTGCGGTCTAAGAAGTATTGAATACGGTTTTCAATTGTTCTTCCATTCTGCTCACGCACCAGCAGGCGCACCACATAGACTGAATCAGGCAAAGCGGCAACATTCCAAAAACCAAGCGTGTCTTGCAAGCGCTGGCGTGCGGTGGGTGGCTGAATAGTTTGCCATGCAGCACGGTCGCTAAGTCCTGGACGAAATTGCAGTGCATAGTCTTGAAACTGCGGCGAGAGAGCAGTGCCAATAATCGGGACACGGGACGAAGCAAAGTTGTTAGGAAAAATGCCGCTGTCGTAAGTAGGAGAAAGAATTTTTGCAATCGGAGCGCCAAGGGCTTCAATGGCTCGCAGAAGATTAAGCCGACCGCCGCCGCTGCTATGGTCCCAGCCTTCGTCTTCAATGTCATCAGCCGTAGCGACTAAAATGCCGCGCACTTGTTCAGGTGAAAGAGAAGGATTGCGCGAAAGCACCAGAGCTGCAGCACCAGAGGCGTGCGCAGCCGCAGCGCTGGTGCCGCCAAACGAGGCTGAATAGAAGTTGCGGTAAAAAGGGTAAGTGGTGGGAATTGCTTCGCCGGGTGCAGCAAAGTCCACGCGAAAACCGCGCGTAGAAAAAGGTGTGATTTCGTCAAAGCGGGTCGTCGCTGCCGTAGCAATCACTTCATCGTAGCCAGCAGGATAGCGCTGCTGCTCACCACCAGCATTGCCCGCTGAGGCGCACATGACCACGCCTTTGGAGTAGGCATACTTTACCGCATCACGCAGCACTGGAGAAGCCACCACATCACCAAAGCTCATATTCACTACGCGAATACCGTTATCGGCAGCATAGATGAGCGCGGAGGCAATGTCTTTGTCAGATGCCGCATCGCCACCGTAGCCACCTGCGCCTGTAAAGACGCGCAAGGCAACAAGGCGGCAATTTGGAGCCACGCCAGCAATGCCAATCCGATTGTTTGTAGCGGCTGCAGCAATACCCGCACAAGCCGTGCCGTGAGAGTTATCATCAAATGGGTCAGGGTCGGGAAACTGGAAGTCAGAAGAACCATTAAGCGCATCGTTGTTGAACGGTTGGTCGGTAAAGTCCCAACCAATCACGTCGTCAGGGTAGCCGTTACCATCTTGGTCAATGCCGTCAAAGTCACCTGTAAGGCCGTTTGGGTCTAGCTCAAAAGTTTGCGGATTGCGTCGCTCACGAAAGTCCCACGGCTCAAAAGTTCCATTGCGATTGCGGTCTTCAGCAGGCTTGATAAAGAGCTTGGGTGCAAGGTCAGGGTGTGTGTAATCAATGCCAGTATCAATAATGCCAATGAGAACAGCAGAGTCACCCTTTGTAAGTTGCCACGCTGCTTCAGCTTGAATTTTGGCAAGATTCCATTGCGAACGGTAAGCAGAGTCATTCGGAGTGCGCCAATGGCTTGAAGAATTGGGCAAACTCTGAGGTGAAAATGCAGAAGCTGGTGGAGGTGAGGCATCAGAGTCCAGCGAGAGTAAGCGGACAGGCGTAGCATATTCCACATCAGGGTGACGGGAGAAGTCTCTAAGCAATCGCTCTACATCAAGTGCAGAGACACTGTTTGGCAGACGAAGAACAGCAATGCGGTCAATATCGCGCAGCCGTGAGGCTTGCAGCGTTTTGGTGCGTTTGCCAAGCGTGTTGGGCGTAAGCGAAAGAAGTGTAGCACTAGAAATGTCAAGATTTCCAATGCGCAGCGCCGTAGGCTGGGTGGAAAGGCAAGCGGCTTGAAGCGTGGCAAGAGTTTGCAACGAAAGCGTGGGTTTAAACTTAACCACAATTTCATTCGGTGAAACTCGAGGCGCTCTATGAAGCAATGCATGCCATGCAGCAGGCTGCCACCGCTGAAAACGAAGGGCTTCTGGCTGGGCAAGAACGAACTTGGACGAAGCAAAAGAAAAAAGCAGGAAAAAAATAGACTGAAAGAGCACACGGAGAATGCGTATTAGAGCAAAGTGCATATTGGCTGGTTACTTTGATCGACAAAATATCGGCTCATTTAGCAAGAATCAAGGGCAGAGGTCGTAGCATGATAGCACTGCATCACAATATGCATTTCACTAGCGCTATGCTTTGAGCTCGGTGGCAGCGGCTTGCGCTTCGGGTTGGAACTTTTCCAGCACTTTCAGCACTGTTTCAATTGCTGCCTTTGGGTTATCCTTGTAATCCTTCGGGAAAAGAATTTCCAGCTTGAGGCGCTTTTCATTTTTGAAAGTAGGCGAGTAAGCACTCAGTGCACCGCTGCTTACGGCATCAAGCACAGCGCCAAACACCTTGCCTTCGTAGAAACTCTTGTCATCACCTTCTGGGAATACAAAGACCGCTTTCTTTTCGCTGATTTCAATGCGTGAGAGGGAAAGCGCAGTAGCCGCAAGGCGCAGCCGTGCTACGGCAAGTAAATTCTCGCACTCTTCGGGCATTCTCCCGAAACGGTCTTGCAGCTCAGCTTCAAACTGTGCAAGGTCTTCATTGGTTCTGGCTTTCGAAAGCCGTTCATAGAGCGCAAAGCGTTCTGAGGCAGATTCCACATAGTAACTTGGCAAAAGTGCATTGAAGTAGAAGGTAACTTCCGTAGGCTTGTCAGGCTTTGTGCGCTGCAGCTCTGCTTCTTTGAAGATGTTCTGAAACTCAGTGGATTTCAGTTCGGCAACAGCTTCTTCCAAAATTTTTTGATAGAGGTCAAAGCCCAGTTCATAGATGTAACCCGATTGCTCAGCGCCCAAGAGATTGCCAGCGCCGCGAATGTCCAAATCGCGTAAAGCCACATTGAAGCCAGAGCCAAGCTCAGTGAATTCTTCAATTGTAGCAAGGCGCTGGAGGGCTTCTTGCGAGAGGCTAGAAATAGGAGGCGTCAGTAGGTAGCAATACGCTTTTTTATCGCTGCGTCCAACTCGCCCACGCAGTTGATAGAGGTCTGCCAAGCCAAAGGTGTCAGCGCGATTGATGATAATGGTATTAGCGTTGGAAATATCCAGCCCTGATTCAATAATTGTGGTGCAGACCAAAATGTCAATTTCTCGCTCGAGAAAATCCATCATAATCTCTTCCAGCTCCTTTGAGGGCAATTGAGCGTGTGCGACTCTGATGCGGGCTTTTGGAAACATTCGCCTAAGGAGGTCAAAGATGGAATCAATCGTATTGATGCGATTGTGGAGGAAGAAGACTTGTCCGCCACGCGAAAGCTCTCTGGCAATGCTTTGGCGAATCAGCTCTTCATCAAACTCATGTACAATCGTCTCAATCGGCTGACGATTTTTGGGAGGAGTTGAAATAATCGAGAGGTCGCGTGCGCCCATCATTGAAAATTGCAAAGTGCGTGGAATAGGTGTGGCGGAAAGCGTGAGGGTGTCGACAGTTGGAAAAGCTTCACGCAGTTTTTCTTTGGTGGCAACACCAAAGTGCTGCTCTTCATCAATAATCAATAGGCCCAAATCCTTGAACACCACATCTTTCGACACCAATCGATGCGTGCCAATGACGATGTCGACCACTCCTTTACGCAGGTCTTCCACGATACGCTTTTGCTCAGCTTTGGGAACGAAGCGGCTTAGCACCTCAATGCGCGTGGGGAAATTCTGAAATCGCTGCTTGAAGGTGCGGTAGTGCTGATGCGCCAGAATGGTGGTTGGTGCAAGCACAGCCACTTGCTTACCAGATTCCACTGCTTTGAACGCTGCGCGCATCGCAACTTCAGTTTTGCCAAAACCTGCATCGCCGCAGATAAGTCGATCCATTGGCGCTGGCGACTCCATATCGCGTTTGACGGCTTCGATTGCAGCCAGTTGGTCAGGTGTTTCTTCAAAAATAAATGCAGCCTCAAATTCACGCATCCAAATCGTATCGGGCAAAGCAGCAAAACCTTGGGTCATTTTGCGCTTAGCATATAGCTCAATCAGATTGCGGGCAATGTCTTTGAGGCGTTTCTTGACGCGTTCTTTTTGCTGCTTCCACTTCTCGCTACCAAGCCGTGAGAGCGTAACAGGTTTGCCTTCCGCAGCCGAATACTTTGAAAGCAAGTGCAGGTTTTGCAAGCTTACATATAACTTACCACCTTTGTCATATTCAATGAGCACGCACTCTTGTTCAGAATCGGCGACTTTGATTTTTTCTAAGCCCATAAAAATGCCGATGCCGTGCTCCTCGTGCACGATGTAGTCGCCAACCTTGAGAACGCGTAAATCGCGCAAAGAAATCTGGCGACGGCGTTTGCGGCGGCGTTGCCGATGCCGATGGAGTTTTCCAAAGATGTCGGACTCGGTGTAAAGTGAAAGCTCTGCGCAAGCAAAGCCGTCGTAAAGGTTCAATGGCAGCATGTAAAGCGTGAGGGTGGCTTCCCCTTGAAGCGTTTCATCGGCAGCCAGAAACTCCGCTAAGTCTTCGATTTCTTTCTGAGATGTGAGTGCAAGCACGCTGCTGATTTGGCGCGCTGCGTCTTTTTTCAGGGCCTCAGCAAGCAGGTGGAAGTTTGAGTTGAACTTGGTTTGCGCAGTGGTGCGAAGCTCGAAATCACCCGTAGTAAGCGTGAGCAACCTGAGCTGTGCAAACCCGCTAAGTTGAGTCTCAACTTCTGTGCGGGAGAAGTATTCTGGGTCAGGTGCACCAAAATCGCTGTCGCTGTGGAGGCGTGTAACCACCCAACTATCTGGCGGAAGGTAGGTGAGCAGTGATGTGGCTGCGTCGGACACGCTGGCAAAATTTGACACAATTTCTGCGCTGCCTATCTCAGAACTTGACAGCTGCGTGCTCACCTCAAAGGTGCGAATAGACTCAACTTCATCGCCGAAAAACTCAATGCGAAAAGGCTTCGTGCTGCTATGTGAAAAGACATCAACGATTGAACCACGCACGGCATAGTCACCTTCCTCTTCCACAAAATCTTTGCGCACAAAGCCACTTTGTCGCAGGAAGGTTTGAAGAAAATCATATCCAAGTAAGTCACCTTTTTTGACCAGCAAACGACGCTCTCTGGCTTTATCCTTCGGCAAGACCTTTCGGCAAAGTTCAGCTGGGGTGCTCAAAATCATTTTCTTTTCACCTGAAAGCAATGCAGAGAGCACACTTGAAGTATCGCTCGCAAAGTTCATCACTGCTGTATCGCCCAAGATTGCAGAGAGGTCATTTTCATACATCTCAATGTCATCGTCGCTGGCGACAATGAGCATTGGATAAGGCTGCTCTTCAAAGAGCCGACTAAGCAAAAGCGAAAGCAAAGAGCCATGTCCGCCAGAGAGTGTAGCAAGCCTATTGCGTGCCAAGCGCGCAGCAATGTTCTGAGCAATTTGCTCTAACCCAAGCTTTTGCCAAAGCCACTGGCGCGAAACTTTTTCAATGTGAATGGTCTTGCCGTTGGTAGGTAACGAATTTTGCATCTCCAGAGCGCTGAGTTATATTGGCTACCAATTAGGTCAGTTCATCAAACTAAAAAAGCGAAAGGAAAATTTATAGGTATGAAAAAGTTACTGGCTGCGCTGGCTTTGCTGCTTGCCTTTGCAACGGTTGCCTCGGCTCAAGATGCCAAAGAAGCTCAAAAGAAAAGTGAGTGTGGCACGGCGACAGTTCAGATGACGCAAGATGCTAAGAAAGCCAAAGGGTCTTGTCCCAGTGCAGAATCGTGCTGCCCTGCGATGAAAGAAGCAAAAGTGACGGAAAAGCAAGCCAAGTCTGAGAAAGCAAAAGCATCTCGCAAGAAAACGGTGTGATGGGAGCGGAGAGAGGAAAGGTCTCTTTCTGCGTTGTGGTTTCAAACTGTTAGCCTTCAGGAGTTATGCAAACCAAGAACCCGCCCATTAAGCGCACAAAGCTCTCGCTGCTTGAGCGGCTTTACTTGCCTGAGATTCTCAAAGGAATGGCCTACACCTTCAGGCAGATGTTTCGCCCGAAGATGACGATGTCGTATCCAGAGGTCAAGTGGAAACCGCCAGCTGTATTTCGTGGTCGCCCTGTTTTAGTAGAGCGGGAGGATAAAACAGGTGAGCGCTGCGTAGCATGCGGGCTTTGCGCGCGTGTCTGTCCGCCCCTTGCGATTTCTATGCAAGCCAGCGAGACCGACCTGCCACAAGAGCGACGACCGATTACCTTCGAAATCAATATGCTGCGCTGCATCTACTGCGGCTATTGCGAGGAAGTCTGTCCAGAAGAGGCCATCGTAATGAGTGATGAGTATGACATTACCTACCACTCGCGTGAGAGCGCAATTTTGACCAAAGAGCAACTGCTGGTGCCGATGGAAAGGGTCAAAGCTCGATTAGAGTTTCTTAGGCAGTATAAAAACGCAGTGCGACGTGCTGAAGACCAAGTAGTCGGCGAAGAAGTGCAAAAATAAGCGTCTTAGTCGCTGCGCTGGCACGTTTGCATGCGCCGAAATGAGTGGTGACTGCAAACCGCCAGAGCCTTACTCTAAAATCTTCAAAAAACCCAACAATGAATATTCACGAGCATCAAGCCAAAGACATTTTGCGGCGCTACAATGTGCCAGTCCCCAAAGGCATGGTTGCCTTTACTGCAGAGGAAGCCAGAGCTGCTGCTGCACAGCTTTTGGCAGAGCAGGGTGGAGGGGTCGTGGTGGTTAAAGCGCAGATTCACGCAGGTGGGCGTGGCAAAGCAGGCGGCGTGAAAGTAGTGCGCAGCGCCGAAGAGGCATTTGAGATAGCGCAAAAAATGCTGGGAATGAAGCTCGTTACGCATCAAACGGGCCCAGCTGGCAAAGAGGTGCGTCGGCTGCTCATTGAACAAGGAGTCAACATCGCACGCGAACTTTATCTCGGCATCACGCTCGATCGCGCCGTGTCGAAAAATGTGTTGATGGTCTCTACCGAAGGGGGAATGGAAATCGAAGCGGTGGCGGAGCAGTCGCCTGAAAAAATCTTCAAGCAACATCTTCACCCGATGTTGGGTATCCAGCCCTATCAAGCCCGTGAAGCAGCTTTGTTCTTAGGCTTAGAGGGGGAGCAATTCAAAAACGCAGTGCAGTTCATTCTGGCACTGTGCCATGCTTACCAGCAAATTGATGCGTCGCTAGCAGAAATTAACCCGCTGGTTGTAACCAAAGAAGGTGCAGTGTTGGCGCTCGATGCCAAAATCAATTTGGACGACAATGCCCTTTTCCGCCACAAGGAATTTCTCGAGCTACGCGACATCACCGAAGAAGACCCACTCGAAGTCGAAGCCTCTGCCTCAAACTTGAATTATGTCAAGCTGGACGGCAACGTAGGCTGTATGGTCAACGGGGCAGGACTGGCGATGGCAACAATGGATATTATTCAACTGGCAGGCGGCAAGCCAGCAAATTTCCTCGATGTAGGGGGCACAGCTAGCGCAAAAACTGTCGAAGCAGGCTTCAAAATTATTCTGTCAGACCCAAACGTGCGTGCAATTTTAGTTAACATCTTCGGCGGCATCGTACGCTGCGACCGCGTGGCCGCAGGCATTATTGAAGCAGCAAAAAATCTCTCCATCAAGTATCCAGTGGTGGTGCGCTTGGAAGGCACGAATGCAGAGCTGGCTAAGGCAATGCTGAACGAATCAGGCTTAAACTTGATTCCAGCTGATGGCTTTAAGAACGCAGCGGAAAAAGTGCGTGCTGCGTTGCAGTCAGTGAGCTAAGGAAAGCCTGCCACTTGCGCTTGCCTTTGCCAAAGCCCCGCAGAGCTATCCAGAATGTGGGAGGCTTGCAAAAAGCAGCAAGTGTGTTACCCGCTTGAAAGGCATAAAAACGCAGTTGAAGTTAGAAGCCCCTCCAAAAAACGCAGCCCTATGAGCGCCAAGTGTTTTGTTCTTTCAAAAAAATTGTGTAGTCTCCGCCACGCTTATTTCAACAACGCTTCACAACACATCTCAAAATGTCCAAGACACTGACCGCTGCCGAAAAAAAACGCGACAAAGAGAGAAAGACAGGTCGCACTGCAGGCAAAAAGGCAACGCTCTCGCTCTCAATGCCGCTGCGCAAAGAAAATTACCTCTACATTGCAATTGGCGTCGCTGTAATCATCTTCAGCTATGTGCTGATGGCGATTGACAATAGCGTCGATGGCTTCATTTCGCTCACGCTTTGCCCGATTCTGCTGATTGCAGCGTATGCGTGGATTGTCTTTGCGATTCTCTATCAGCAAAAGTCTGAGGCGGAAGAGACTGTTGAAGCGCCGAATACCAATTAAGTGGCAAGGCGTCTCTGCTCACCGAGTAAGCGGAGACGCCACCGACAAGTTGATGTGCAAAGCAAAGGTTACTTCCTTAGTGCAGCGCGTGCAGCAGCCAGCCGTGCAATCGGAATGCGGAACGGGCTGCAGGAGACATAATCAAAGCCTAAGCGATGGCAGAACTCAACGGAACTCGGCTCACCGCCATGCTCACCACAAATACCAACTTTTAGCTTAGGCTTGGCACGGCGACCTTCTTCGGTTGCGATTTGCATCAGCCGCCCAACGCCAATTTGGTCAATCGCTTCAAAGGGGTCTCTGGGGTAAATTTCTTTTTCCACATACATCGGAAGGAAACGTCCTGAATCATCCCGGCTAACCCCCAGAGTCATTTGCGTAAGGTCGTTAGTGCCAAAGCTGAAGAAATCCGCCGTTTCAGCAATTTGTGCAGCTGTCAGTGCTGCACGGGGCACTTCAATCATTGTGCCAACAAGGTATTCAATCTTGACGCCCTTTTCGGCAAAAACTTTCTGAGCGACATCGTGGATAATTTGAGCTTGCATCTGCAGCTCTTTGGCATCGCCCACCAGCGGAATCATAATCTCGGGGAAGACTTTGATGCCG from the Chloroherpetonaceae bacterium genome contains:
- the lepA gene encoding translation elongation factor 4, yielding MSAAQSLAYLPKSAFSQEKIRNFCIIAHIDHGKSTLADRLLEITGTISQREMMDQVLDDMELERERGITIKSHAIQMHYTAKNGETYTLNLIDTPGHVDFTYEVSRSLAACEGALLVVDAVQGVEAQTIANLYLAIDAGLEIIPVINKIDLPSADLPRVKAQLYDLIGAKDDEIILASAKEGIGIVDILEAVIARIPAPKANVDKPLRALIFDSVFDAYRGAIAYVRIVDGILRRGDRVRFFANGKTYYAEEVGVLGLKRQPTDFLEAGNVGYLICSIKDVKDTKVGDTVTNADNPATEPLAGYKEVKPMVFSGIYPVSSEDFEELRESLDKLSLNDSSLVYVPESSIALGFGFRCGFLGLLHMEIVQERLEREYGMNIITTVPNVEYIVYTTNGERIVVDNPAKMPDAGRIERIEEPYIRAEIITATEYIGNIMKLAMERRGEHKDTQYLDPTRAHLKFEFPLAEIIFDFYDKLKSISKGYASMDYEPIGYREADLVKLDILLNGEVVDALSMIVHRSKAYEWGRKLCAKLKELIPRQMFEVAIQAAIGSRVIARETIGALRKNVLAKCYGGDITRKRKLLEKQKEGKKRMKQVGRVEVPQEAFLAVLSVSDE
- a CDS encoding S8 family serine peptidase, whose product is MVKFKPTLSLQTLATLQAACLSTQPTALRIGNLDISSATLLSLTPNTLGKRTKTLQASRLRDIDRIAVLRLPNSVSALDVERLLRDFSRHPDVEYATPVRLLSLDSDASPPPASAFSPQSLPNSSSHWRTPNDSAYRSQWNLAKIQAEAAWQLTKGDSAVLIGIIDTGIDYTHPDLAPKLFIKPAEDRNRNGTFEPWDFRERRNPQTFELDPNGLTGDFDGIDQDGNGYPDDVIGWDFTDQPFNNDALNGSSDFQFPDPDPFDDNSHGTACAGIAAAATNNRIGIAGVAPNCRLVALRVFTGAGGYGGDAASDKDIASALIYAADNGIRVVNMSFGDVVASPVLRDAVKYAYSKGVVMCASAGNAGGEQQRYPAGYDEVIATAATTRFDEITPFSTRGFRVDFAAPGEAIPTTYPFYRNFYSASFGGTSAAAAHASGAAALVLSRNPSLSPEQVRGILVATADDIEDEGWDHSSGGGRLNLLRAIEALGAPIAKILSPTYDSGIFPNNFASSRVPIIGTALSPQFQDYALQFRPGLSDRAAWQTIQPPTARQRLQDTLGFWNVAALPDSVYVVRLLVREQNGRTIENRIQYFLDRTPPRLDGVRYDEVIINDQYGILIEAETDDLSEATLFFKRHGTREPFQPFRLPFIRRRHFVLLRRTELQPDVEYEWYLQVRNVAGLSTESERKRFRLRGEIFQPPTFGQTLFRERREFRLPTGTLLPLVQDFNRNGRREVLLNEALPLQGARFSRLKRFEFTGERFELLDSVASPVMIPQHVGDLNRDGLLETVAYAIGRSIIFSQSSPTSSPFARILFQDTTSRNFWASRIADTKGTGEQHLLVRNDTAYFILDSTFRRLATLPNPVRRAKDGTRPQFEQPKSIVEDFDGDGKPEILVGDFDGNFYIYEYSGVGNIYTQTWLNRTPYLGGSNFIVSGNFLGNGQRQFVVMAHADLNFDTQTRDYAAPVWLAECWQAVGNDRYEKIWSQRFFNYRAKSLFESAIQSGDLDRDGIDELCILAYPNLYVFKWNASHQRFEPFWIFPAATAQELLIADIDGNGRNEIFFSDDLQTFGYEFQGNTLPPSPVGVSVEPLDETALQLSWNRTPEAQEYRIYRGEYLSFPSYPFVLSRRATVTENVFIDRAVQRNRFYVYAVTAFDGVRESDTSVYVLSVPKPLPRLLSAEYDADDHLRLRFSDALQDAPLNPAWFEIQKQGGLSFYPTSAILARGAREVVLSFRNAPLDTGRYEVRVSPNVRDIFNARLDAQFRTASFDVRQVPSSAFFVLSRRALAPDQVELTMSKPIDAVSAQSLSNYEVRPSGRVSSVEVDNRENRLRLRLEGRRIGALGVPVSITLRRLRAADGTPIDTASSGNVVVFSEVKDDLSSVFTYPNPYHQRAGVDFVMFANLTRKATIEILTLTGRVIKRIEHSGETGGARWFLDTEQGEKVSSGIYLYRITAEGVPEKVGKLAVVR